One Manihot esculenta cultivar AM560-2 chromosome 6, M.esculenta_v8, whole genome shotgun sequence DNA segment encodes these proteins:
- the LOC110617885 gene encoding probable 3-hydroxyisobutyryl-CoA hydrolase 3 has protein sequence MPSFCNFKTELNKVLFEGDSFYREVILNRPTKLNSLDYEVISLMLKNFRDFETDSTVKFVILKANGRAFSAGGDVVSIVSSMITGHWCFGARFYKKQFNLDYLLATYKKPLLPLIDGIVMGGGAGLCMNGRFRIVTEKAVFAMPEASIGLFPDVGASHFLSRLPGNFGEYLGLTGGRLNGAEMLACGLATHFLFSKDLSLLETALKTLPSSDMTIIYQVINKFAQKPKLKQDTIYQTQRLETINKCFSKDTVEEILLALENEVKNNPEIWINKAINSMKAASPTSLKITLRSIRAGRLQNLKLCLTREYTICCNVLRATVSNDLYEGSRAMLFDKDKKPKWEPSKLELVSKEMVDRYFNGIDEDDWKYLQIPERSVTSMDVLMPKL, from the exons ATGCCTTCCTTCTGCAACTTCAAGACGGAACTTAACAAG GTATTATTTGAAGGAGACTCCTTTTATAGAGAGGTGATACTGAATAGACCAACCAAATTAAATAGCCTCGATTATGAAGTG ATTTCTCTGATGCTTAAGAATTTCAGAGATTTTGAAACAGATTCTACCGTTAAATTTGTAATTCTGAAG GCAAATGGGAGAGCGTTTAGTGCAGGTGGAGATGTCGTTTCGATTGTTAGTTCCATGATAACAG GACATTGGTGTTTTGGAGCAAGATTTTACAAGAAACAATTTAACTTAGACTACTTACTTGCAACATATAAAAAACCTTTG CTTCCACTCATTGATGGTATTGTAATGGGAGGAGGTGCTGGCTTATGTATGAATGGAAGGTTTAGGATTGTCACTGAGAAAGCT GTATTTGCAATGCCAGAAGCATCAATAGGACTTTTTCCAGACGTAGGGGCTTCACATTTTCTTTCTAGGCTCCCAGGGAATTTTG GAGAATATTTAGGACTCACAGGGGGCAGACTAAATGGGGCAGAAATGCTTGCATGTGGCTTGGCAACACATTTTCTTTTCTCtaaa GATTTATCTTTGCTGGAAACTGCACTCAAAACGCTACCGTCATCAGATATGACCATAATTTATCAAGTCATCAATAAATTTGCTCAAAAACCAAAGCTAAAGCAAGATACTATTTATCAAACCCAAAG GTTGGAGACTATTAATAAATGTTTCTCAAAAGATACCGTTGAGGAAATCTTACTGGCACTT GAAAATGAGGTGAAAAACAATCCAGAAATTTGGATCAATAAAGCAATAAATTCCATGAAGGCAGCTAGTCCTACTAGTCTCAAGATTACACTTAGATcg ATCAGAGCAGGACGATTGCAAAATTTAAAACTATGTCTCACACGTGAATACACAATTTGCTGCAATGTTTTGCGAGCAACTGTTAGCAATGATCTGTACGAG GGTTCAAGAGCTATGCTATTTGACAAGGACAAGAAACCAAAG TGGGAACCTTCAAAACTGGAGTTAGTAAGCAAAGAAATGGTGGATCGCTATTTCAATGGCATAGACGAAGATGACTGGAAATATCTGCAAATTCCAGAAAGATCTGTAACATCAATGGACGTTTTGATGCCtaaactttaa